A DNA window from Maribellus comscasis contains the following coding sequences:
- a CDS encoding carcinine hydrolase/isopenicillin-N N-acyltransferase family protein → MKTLLLTLTLFIKHGRAGTFHTLTLWAKNDTISMKKYILILFLSLTWFTNNPLYSCTVFMGTRDSLTLVGSNEDYKKSNSQIFIVPANNGKYGYALFGYNGSEQSGVNEKGLFWDGLRAYPYVATDNSCKKTDIGGNVLCKILEDCATVDEVIQLFEEYFWEGFRLSQLMVVDKTGESAIITCNKNGLTITKREKTYQVCSNFRISCNEDIKKAHWYSIGFGRFNKAKKQLQNLDLTENNFLSILKVTRQNNVFAKTIYSTVFNLNTSDILLSVNGNFSQLAKINLLEELKKGRHSYYLSDLVKLTDRDKRQVEILDDDFLTNSNKILLDKDWQQITKKRKAKFYRTIEKESGHYIMRDFYIGGTLQGITHYSSLNPEIIDGEYFEHYANGKIKTAGHFKHRLKDGEWKYWSKDGVLEKTIIYSHGIRQ, encoded by the coding sequence ATGAAAACCCTGCTGCTAACACTAACACTGTTTATAAAACATGGCAGGGCTGGTACGTTTCATACACTCACGTTATGGGCAAAAAATGACACTATAAGCATGAAAAAGTATATTTTAATATTGTTTTTGTCTCTTACATGGTTTACAAATAATCCACTTTATAGTTGCACTGTTTTTATGGGAACAAGAGACAGTTTGACTCTTGTTGGCAGTAACGAAGATTATAAAAAAAGTAATTCACAAATTTTTATTGTTCCTGCAAATAATGGAAAATATGGTTATGCTTTGTTCGGATACAACGGTTCTGAACAGTCGGGTGTTAACGAGAAGGGCTTATTTTGGGATGGGTTAAGGGCATATCCATATGTTGCAACTGATAATTCCTGTAAAAAAACCGATATTGGCGGAAATGTACTGTGCAAAATACTTGAAGATTGTGCTACGGTTGATGAAGTAATACAACTTTTCGAAGAATACTTTTGGGAAGGATTTCGACTTTCACAACTAATGGTTGTGGACAAAACCGGTGAAAGTGCTATAATTACCTGCAATAAAAATGGGCTGACAATTACAAAAAGAGAAAAAACTTACCAGGTTTGCTCAAATTTCAGAATTTCATGCAACGAAGATATCAAAAAAGCGCATTGGTACAGTATCGGGTTTGGAAGATTCAATAAAGCAAAAAAACAACTACAAAACCTGGACTTAACAGAAAATAACTTTCTTTCCATTCTAAAAGTAACCCGACAAAATAATGTTTTTGCTAAAACCATATATTCCACTGTTTTTAATTTGAATACAAGCGATATTCTTTTATCTGTTAACGGAAACTTTTCCCAACTTGCAAAAATCAACTTGCTCGAAGAATTGAAAAAAGGCAGGCACTCCTATTATTTATCAGATTTGGTTAAGCTTACAGACAGAGACAAAAGGCAGGTAGAAATTTTAGATGATGACTTCCTGACGAATTCTAATAAAATACTTTTAGACAAAGATTGGCAACAAATAACAAAAAAACGTAAGGCGAAATTCTATAGGACTATAGAGAAAGAATCAGGACATTACATTATGAGAGATTTCTACATAGGCGGCACTTTGCAAGGAATAACACATTATTCGAGCTTAAATCCTGAAATTATTGACGGTGAATATTTTGAACATTATGCAAATGGTAAAATTAAAACAGCCGGACACTTTAAGCATCGACTGAAAGATGGCGAATGGAAGTATTGGTCGAAAGATGGGGTACTGGAAAAGACAATAATTTATTCACACGGAATTAGACAATGA
- a CDS encoding nitrilase-related carbon-nitrogen hydrolase, which yields MGKTINKRKTQYSYIYLLIGFIFLFFFNGRWILPIAAFIAPIFLIRFLRFQKPFKGFLIIVLVGWVSNIFVWKGMMPMSGFFYYLVSFMMSVFTSLAFLLDRIYIQKFKGIVSSLIFPSVYVIMDYITILTNPSGSYGTLVHTQSSLPLLQLVPITGIWGVTFLILWTASLVNWLWDNYFEKRKVYSAFWWFGIPILSIIIWGQFRLMHTIDSPTVRIALINSTKAEYEHRMKVNFDTLVEQANQGFLKNCEIAASSGAKIIFGRETIISMPNDKENDFIEKAKTIAIRDSVYIGIPINLIPDKNSNKNPENKITWISPKGETLFTYHKAKPTYPGECDYGDGIIKYFDSPYGRIGSAICFDMDFPFLINQTGKMNIDIMLVPGSDWDEISPYHTYVASVRGIENGFNLVRSTFKGFSASFNYKGQLLSSNDFFKTDEVILYSDVPVKGQKTIYSLLGDYFAWLCIIFFLSMSFVYVKNKWINIKKR from the coding sequence ATGGGAAAAACTATTAATAAAAGAAAAACACAATATTCTTACATCTATTTATTGATTGGATTTATTTTCCTTTTCTTTTTTAACGGCAGATGGATTTTACCGATTGCGGCTTTTATAGCACCTATATTTCTAATTCGTTTTTTACGGTTTCAAAAACCATTTAAAGGATTTCTGATAATTGTTCTTGTTGGTTGGGTGTCAAACATTTTTGTTTGGAAAGGGATGATGCCCATGTCAGGGTTTTTCTACTACCTGGTTTCTTTTATGATGAGTGTATTTACTTCGCTGGCATTTTTGTTAGACCGAATTTACATTCAAAAATTTAAGGGAATCGTTTCGTCACTCATATTTCCTTCTGTTTATGTGATAATGGATTACATTACCATATTAACCAATCCTTCAGGTTCATACGGAACTTTGGTTCATACTCAATCATCATTACCTTTACTACAGCTTGTTCCGATAACTGGGATTTGGGGAGTAACATTCCTGATTCTGTGGACTGCATCATTAGTAAATTGGCTTTGGGACAATTATTTTGAGAAAAGAAAAGTTTATTCAGCATTTTGGTGGTTTGGTATTCCTATTCTCTCTATAATTATTTGGGGACAATTCAGACTAATGCATACCATTGATTCTCCAACAGTAAGAATTGCTTTAATAAACAGCACTAAAGCAGAGTACGAACATCGCATGAAAGTAAATTTTGATACTTTGGTTGAACAAGCAAATCAAGGATTCTTAAAGAATTGCGAAATAGCTGCTTCGTCAGGAGCTAAAATTATTTTTGGACGAGAAACTATCATCAGTATGCCCAACGATAAAGAAAATGACTTCATCGAAAAAGCCAAAACGATTGCAATTCGTGATAGTGTTTACATTGGAATTCCCATCAACTTAATACCAGATAAGAACTCCAATAAAAACCCTGAAAACAAAATAACTTGGATTTCTCCGAAAGGAGAAACGCTGTTTACATATCATAAAGCAAAACCTACTTATCCGGGAGAGTGTGACTATGGAGATGGAATTATAAAATATTTTGATTCTCCATATGGAAGAATTGGTTCAGCTATTTGCTTCGATATGGATTTTCCTTTTTTGATAAATCAAACTGGTAAAATGAATATTGACATTATGTTAGTGCCAGGCAGTGACTGGGATGAGATTTCTCCTTATCATACCTATGTTGCATCAGTAAGGGGGATTGAAAATGGTTTTAACTTGGTTAGGTCAACATTCAAAGGATTTTCTGCTTCCTTTAATTATAAAGGACAACTTTTATCGTCCAATGACTTTTTTAAGACCGATGAAGTAATTTTATATTCAGATGTGCCTGTAAAAGGACAAAAAACGATTTATTCATTATTAGGAGATTATTTTGCGTGGCTCTGTATTATATTCTTTCTTTCAATGAGTTTTGTTTACGTTAAAAATAAGTGGATTAATATAAAAAAGAGATGA
- a CDS encoding DUF6047 family protein, giving the protein MSLENPINGYGGYNAIEIDKGVLLFSRTSEGFKLFHDYMGLFMDNLYNPLCNNTYFNLHYIESGAPELREKCDIALKYPKKHLPLKIPVKDECFTDTNVLSDSLTVKKNGWEPTPEQIQKITDYVVGVHIPVRGDTFNISTLQEIAGGESYNSLLLDGSMADFKYEKVFVELAGKMEKCSDSIKKQTLVQVMKDMASEILKRDYPNIRKESQPSFNNERHIARIPLQKKKGRQL; this is encoded by the coding sequence ATGTCTTTAGAAAATCCGATTAATGGTTATGGCGGCTATAATGCCATTGAAATTGACAAGGGTGTTTTGCTGTTTTCAAGAACAAGTGAAGGCTTTAAGCTCTTTCACGATTATATGGGTTTATTTATGGATAATCTTTATAACCCGTTGTGCAACAACACCTATTTTAATCTTCATTATATCGAGTCGGGTGCCCCTGAGTTACGGGAGAAATGTGATATTGCCCTGAAGTATCCCAAAAAACATTTGCCACTGAAAATCCCTGTTAAAGACGAATGTTTTACCGACACAAATGTTTTGTCTGATAGTTTAACTGTGAAGAAAAATGGATGGGAGCCCACCCCTGAACAGATACAGAAAATAACAGATTATGTAGTTGGGGTTCATATACCAGTCAGGGGCGATACCTTTAATATAAGTACCTTGCAGGAGATAGCCGGAGGTGAATCCTACAACAGCCTTTTACTTGACGGTAGCATGGCGGACTTTAAATACGAAAAGGTGTTTGTTGAGCTGGCCGGAAAAATGGAAAAATGTTCTGACAGCATAAAAAAACAAACTCTTGTTCAGGTAATGAAAGATATGGCCTCAGAAATATTAAAACGCGATTATCCTAATATTCGTAAAGAATCTCAACCCAGCTTTAATAATGAAAGGCATATTGCCCGGATACCACTGCAAAAGAAAAAAGGACGTCAGCTGTAA
- a CDS encoding DUF3872 domain-containing protein: MRKILKIALCTLSLIAITGACSDDIDIKQDYEFEVNHLPVQKSIKKGETAEIRLELVRSGRWEGAEYYMRYFQPDGTGELKTEDDLIFKPNDLYEISKETFRLYYTSQSEDQQVIDLYFLDNVGNMVTLTFSFNNEPDEGEQ; encoded by the coding sequence ATGAGAAAGATTTTAAAAATTGCTTTATGCACGTTATCGCTAATTGCAATAACAGGTGCCTGCAGCGATGATATTGATATCAAACAGGATTATGAATTTGAGGTTAATCACCTTCCTGTACAGAAAAGTATAAAAAAGGGTGAAACTGCTGAAATCCGGTTAGAACTGGTTAGGTCAGGTCGTTGGGAAGGCGCTGAATATTACATGCGGTATTTCCAGCCTGACGGAACGGGTGAGTTGAAAACGGAAGATGATTTGATATTCAAGCCGAATGACCTGTACGAAATTTCAAAGGAAACATTCAGGCTGTATTATACTTCGCAGTCTGAAGACCAGCAGGTTATTGACTTGTATTTCCTTGATAATGTTGGTAATATGGTCACCCTGACTTTTAGTTTTAACAATGAACCAGATGAAGGCGAACAGTAA
- a CDS encoding conjugal transfer protein TraO — protein MRTAVIFIAVALCFVLADKAHAQRVLPGMQGLQITGGMVDGIWSKDNRNESGYYFGTAMATYDKNANKWVFGAEYLRRDYAYESGSIPVEQFTGEGGFYYNFLSSRGKAVFFFIGASALAGYETANHGEKLLYDGATLQNDDGFVYGGAITLEMESYITDRVVLLLRARERAMFGSSISRFRFQAGAGIKIMIK, from the coding sequence ATGAGAACGGCAGTAATTTTCATAGCAGTAGCGTTGTGCTTTGTCCTCGCTGACAAGGCACACGCCCAGCGTGTCCTGCCGGGGATGCAGGGTTTGCAAATAACCGGAGGAATGGTTGATGGAATCTGGTCAAAAGATAACCGGAATGAATCAGGGTATTACTTTGGTACAGCGATGGCAACCTACGATAAAAACGCCAACAAATGGGTTTTTGGGGCGGAGTATCTAAGACGGGATTACGCTTATGAAAGCGGCAGTATTCCGGTGGAGCAGTTTACCGGAGAAGGTGGGTTTTACTACAATTTTCTGTCAAGCCGGGGAAAAGCGGTTTTCTTCTTTATTGGTGCATCGGCGTTAGCCGGATATGAAACCGCAAACCATGGAGAAAAACTACTCTATGACGGGGCCACCCTTCAAAATGATGACGGATTCGTTTATGGCGGCGCGATTACGCTGGAAATGGAGAGCTACATCACCGACCGGGTTGTATTGTTGCTTAGGGCCCGCGAGAGGGCAATGTTTGGTTCTTCCATCAGCCGTTTTCGGTTTCAGGCAGGGGCAGGTATTAAAATAATGATTAAATAA
- the traN gene encoding conjugative transposon protein TraN, translated as MKKIILMIAFTAMLFAANAQEKPTTGDYYNGLTRPLTFDRMIPPYALEVTFNKTVHIIFPSAIRYVDLGSSDLLAAKADGAENVLRVKAAVRDFSRESNLAVITEDGAYYTFNVKYADEPGKLSVEMADFIHDGEAVNRPNNSLDIYLKELGQESPLLVRLIMKSVYKNDKREIKHIGSKRFGIQYTLKGLYAHNGLLYFHTQLKNASYVPFSVDYITFKIVDKKVAKRTAIQEQVIYPLRAYNNVQEVGGKTTERMVFTLPKFTIPDDKHLLVELHEKQGGRHQSFFVENADLVRAKVINELKVK; from the coding sequence ATGAAGAAAATTATTTTGATGATTGCTTTTACAGCAATGCTATTTGCGGCTAACGCACAGGAAAAACCCACAACCGGGGATTATTACAACGGATTGACACGTCCGCTGACTTTCGACCGGATGATTCCGCCTTACGCGCTGGAAGTAACCTTTAACAAAACAGTACATATTATTTTTCCATCAGCTATCCGGTATGTGGATTTAGGCTCGTCGGATTTGCTGGCTGCCAAAGCCGACGGAGCAGAAAACGTGCTGCGCGTAAAAGCTGCGGTACGCGACTTTTCAAGAGAAAGTAACCTCGCCGTGATTACCGAAGACGGTGCGTATTACACGTTCAACGTAAAATATGCCGATGAACCGGGTAAGCTTTCCGTGGAAATGGCCGATTTTATCCACGATGGTGAAGCCGTGAACCGGCCCAATAACTCGCTGGATATTTACCTGAAGGAACTGGGGCAGGAATCGCCACTGCTGGTCAGGCTGATTATGAAATCGGTTTACAAAAACGATAAACGGGAAATCAAACACATCGGTTCCAAACGTTTTGGGATACAATACACACTCAAAGGATTGTATGCCCACAATGGGTTATTATACTTCCATACACAACTGAAGAACGCTTCATATGTGCCTTTTTCAGTGGATTACATCACGTTTAAAATCGTGGATAAAAAGGTAGCCAAGCGCACCGCTATTCAGGAGCAGGTCATATATCCCCTCCGCGCTTACAACAATGTTCAGGAAGTTGGAGGTAAAACCACTGAACGCATGGTTTTTACGCTTCCCAAATTTACCATCCCTGATGATAAACATCTTTTGGTGGAGTTGCACGAAAAGCAGGGTGGTCGGCACCAGTCGTTTTTTGTGGAGAATGCAGATTTGGTTCGTGCTAAAGTGATTAACGAATTGAAAGTGAAATAA
- the traM gene encoding conjugative transposon protein TraM, whose translation MKFIMKEKENNNGEKLVAKEKKSLSPQQLQKRKKMVIFPLFFLLFAVSMWFIFAPSGEKSEETGDTFNTNLPTPKKSGIVADKQDAYRQDAMREKEQEKMRSLQDFAFMLGDETPEEKVSSGITELDEVPEPAGNRVKSSRIKNSSGNSRTSAFRSSAGQYQDINRQLGSFYKEPGSEANGQEQSELEERIGELERQLQEKNEAEQQLALVEKSYEIAARYMPADKAKSETAVAPVQNASETEKETVSLPVSQVSGNVVSLLAAPVPDSVFMREYAKPRNLGFHTVAGAETESTKNTISACVDKTVTITNGQEVQVRILEPIHAGKILVPENTLVSGSARISGERMNISISNIQFAGNIIPVKMEVFDMDGNPGISVPGSEELNAVKEVAANMGTSMGSSITITDDAGSQLLADLGRSVVQGASQYAGKKMRAVRVTLKAGHRVLLLPSVQ comes from the coding sequence ATGAAATTTATAATGAAAGAAAAAGAGAATAACAACGGGGAAAAGCTTGTGGCGAAAGAAAAAAAGTCGCTTTCGCCCCAGCAGTTACAAAAAAGGAAGAAAATGGTGATTTTTCCACTTTTCTTCCTGCTGTTTGCTGTCAGTATGTGGTTTATTTTTGCGCCTTCAGGCGAAAAAAGCGAAGAAACCGGCGATACCTTTAACACCAACCTGCCCACACCAAAGAAAAGTGGAATTGTAGCCGACAAACAGGATGCTTACCGACAGGATGCTATGAGAGAAAAGGAGCAGGAAAAAATGCGCTCCCTGCAGGATTTTGCTTTTATGTTAGGTGATGAAACGCCGGAAGAAAAAGTATCATCAGGGATAACAGAACTTGATGAAGTCCCTGAACCTGCTGGAAACAGGGTCAAATCTTCACGTATTAAAAACAGTTCAGGAAACAGCCGGACCAGCGCGTTCCGCTCATCAGCCGGTCAGTACCAGGACATCAACCGGCAATTGGGGAGTTTCTATAAAGAGCCTGGATCCGAAGCAAACGGTCAGGAACAGTCTGAGTTGGAAGAACGCATCGGGGAACTGGAGCGACAGCTTCAGGAGAAAAACGAAGCGGAGCAGCAACTTGCCCTGGTTGAAAAATCCTATGAGATTGCTGCCAGGTACATGCCTGCGGATAAAGCTAAGTCGGAAACGGCAGTTGCACCTGTACAAAATGCTTCGGAAACAGAAAAGGAAACCGTTTCTCTACCTGTATCACAAGTGTCCGGCAATGTGGTTTCGCTTCTCGCTGCTCCCGTACCTGATTCTGTATTTATGAGAGAATATGCAAAACCCCGCAACCTGGGTTTTCATACGGTTGCCGGGGCGGAGACAGAATCGACAAAGAACACTATTAGTGCCTGCGTTGATAAAACGGTAACTATTACCAACGGTCAGGAAGTTCAGGTACGCATCCTGGAGCCAATACATGCCGGAAAAATACTGGTCCCGGAAAATACGCTTGTGTCCGGTTCTGCCCGGATTTCAGGAGAACGGATGAACATCTCGATAAGCAATATCCAGTTTGCCGGGAACATCATTCCGGTTAAAATGGAGGTTTTCGATATGGATGGTAATCCGGGAATTTCGGTGCCGGGTTCCGAAGAACTCAATGCAGTAAAGGAAGTAGCTGCCAATATGGGCACATCAATGGGAAGCAGTATTACCATTACCGACGATGCCGGTTCGCAACTGCTGGCAGATTTGGGACGGAGTGTTGTTCAGGGGGCTTCACAATATGCAGGTAAAAAGATGCGGGCAGTGAGGGTTACCCTAAAAGCCGGGCACCGGGTATTGCTGCTCCCATCCGTGCAGTAA
- a CDS encoding TraL conjugative transposon family protein — translation MAKNRKRITVIGGQLEKRLRLWCGRIPPGKRITVILTLLFLFAGLSLYITFSSLFNLGHDEKEKLNFKHIEGLQLELRDRRNNMDSIKTSNEIYNERKRE, via the coding sequence ATGGCAAAAAACAGAAAAAGAATCACTGTCATTGGAGGACAGTTGGAAAAACGTCTCCGGCTGTGGTGCGGGAGGATTCCCCCCGGTAAAAGGATTACCGTAATACTTACCCTTCTTTTCCTTTTTGCAGGGCTATCGCTTTACATCACATTTTCGTCCCTGTTCAATTTAGGACATGATGAAAAAGAGAAGCTGAACTTCAAGCATATCGAAGGCCTGCAACTGGAATTAAGGGACAGGCGGAACAATATGGATAGTATAAAAACATCAAATGAAATTTATAATGAAAGAAAAAGAGAATAA
- the traK gene encoding conjugative transposon protein TraK — MEFKSLKNIETSFRQIRFFALVFLCLCAGITVYSVWNAFSYAEAQRQKIYVLDQGKSLMLALSQDMNQNRPVEARDHVTRFHELFFTLSPDREAIETNITRALFLADKSAYNYYQDMQEKGYFNRVVAGNIQQVIQVDSVSCNFASYPYTAVTYARQRIIRSSNVTERSLVTRCDLINSVRSDNNPHGFTIEKFEILENKDIRVLDR; from the coding sequence ATGGAGTTTAAAAGTTTGAAAAATATAGAAACATCATTCCGTCAAATCCGGTTTTTCGCCCTGGTATTTCTTTGTCTTTGTGCCGGGATAACCGTTTATTCGGTATGGAATGCTTTCAGTTATGCAGAGGCGCAGCGGCAGAAAATATATGTACTCGACCAGGGAAAATCGCTTATGCTGGCGCTTTCCCAGGACATGAACCAGAACCGGCCGGTGGAGGCGCGTGACCATGTGACCCGCTTTCATGAGCTGTTCTTTACTCTTTCGCCCGACCGTGAGGCTATTGAAACTAATATCACCCGCGCACTCTTCCTTGCCGACAAAAGTGCTTATAACTATTATCAGGACATGCAGGAAAAAGGGTACTTCAACCGGGTGGTCGCAGGGAATATCCAGCAGGTAATACAGGTGGACAGCGTGTCGTGCAACTTCGCAAGTTACCCCTACACGGCTGTTACCTACGCCCGGCAAAGAATTATCCGGTCGAGCAATGTAACTGAACGCTCTCTTGTTACCCGCTGCGACCTGATTAACTCGGTCAGGAGCGATAATAACCCTCACGGGTTTACCATTGAAAAATTCGAAATCCTTGAAAACAAAGACATCCGGGTTTTGGACCGGTAA
- the traJ gene encoding conjugative transposon protein TraJ: MDFDNLHQVLRNLYEDMIPLCGDMIGVAKGLAGLGALFYVAYRVWQALARAEPIDVFPLLRPFAIGLCILFFPTIVLGTINAVMSPIVRGTHSILETQTFDMEAYQLQKEELEYEARVREGKAWLVDDEAYDQKLKDLGIWDTPEIIGMWSERFSYDIKMWFRQVVRDLLELLFNAAALIIDTLRTFFLVVLSILGPVAFAFSVYDGFQATLTQWLARYISVYLWLPVSDLFSAVLARIQVLMLEADIKLLEDPNYIPDGSNGIYIVFMLIGIIGYFTVPTVANWIIQSGGMGSANHAINKTAGKAGSYAAGMAGGAAGNIGGRLVGR; the protein is encoded by the coding sequence ATGGATTTTGATAACCTGCACCAGGTTCTAAGGAACCTCTACGAAGATATGATACCTCTCTGCGGCGACATGATTGGCGTGGCAAAAGGATTGGCCGGCCTGGGAGCTTTGTTTTATGTGGCATACCGGGTTTGGCAGGCACTGGCAAGGGCTGAACCTATTGATGTATTTCCCTTGCTCCGACCGTTTGCCATCGGGCTGTGCATCCTCTTTTTTCCAACCATTGTACTGGGGACTATCAATGCAGTAATGAGCCCGATTGTCAGGGGTACGCATAGTATTTTGGAAACCCAGACCTTCGATATGGAAGCCTACCAGCTACAAAAAGAAGAACTGGAATACGAAGCGCGTGTGCGGGAAGGGAAAGCATGGCTGGTGGACGATGAAGCCTACGACCAGAAACTGAAAGACCTCGGAATCTGGGACACCCCTGAAATCATCGGGATGTGGAGCGAGAGGTTTTCGTACGACATTAAAATGTGGTTCCGTCAGGTGGTAAGAGATTTACTGGAGTTGCTGTTCAACGCTGCGGCATTGATAATTGACACTTTACGGACTTTCTTTTTGGTGGTGTTATCCATTTTGGGGCCTGTTGCGTTTGCCTTTTCCGTTTACGACGGATTTCAGGCAACCCTTACCCAGTGGCTTGCCCGCTACATCAGCGTTTACCTGTGGCTACCGGTTTCCGACCTTTTTTCTGCGGTGCTGGCACGCATTCAGGTACTGATGCTGGAAGCGGATATCAAGCTACTGGAAGACCCCAATTATATTCCTGACGGTTCCAACGGGATTTACATTGTATTTATGCTCATCGGCATTATCGGATATTTTACGGTTCCGACTGTGGCCAACTGGATTATCCAGTCGGGCGGAATGGGCAGTGCCAACCATGCTATTAACAAAACTGCAGGGAAAGCCGGAAGTTATGCTGCAGGTATGGCCGGGGGCGCTGCCGGGAACATAGGCGGTCGCCTTGTCGGGCGATAA
- a CDS encoding DUF3876 domain-containing protein, with product MYSETTGNNPLRAKTEFALDDITGRWKSREGAPDIRIYRNSERKNGCFFIEFAFKAGEMFLCPVKKYQGIRYVNLYGVMSLSYNTDNDVLQLSAYGKYYRVED from the coding sequence ATGTATTCAGAAACTACCGGAAACAATCCATTGAGGGCAAAAACTGAATTTGCCCTGGACGATATAACCGGCCGATGGAAAAGCCGGGAAGGTGCGCCGGATATCCGGATATACAGAAACAGTGAAAGGAAAAATGGCTGCTTCTTTATAGAGTTTGCCTTTAAAGCCGGAGAAATGTTCCTGTGTCCAGTCAAAAAATACCAGGGTATCCGGTATGTCAACCTTTACGGAGTGATGAGCCTGTCCTACAATACTGACAATGACGTACTGCAACTTTCCGCTTACGGAAAATATTACAGGGTTGAGGATTAG